The following nucleotide sequence is from Corylus avellana chromosome ca7, CavTom2PMs-1.0.
GAAGCGCTGTTGATCAATCTGCAGGATTGGGAGATTACAGCTGCTTCAGAAAAGTTGGCGGAGTGCCAGGAGACTATCCTGAACCTTGGAAAGCAGTTGAAGGCATTGGCTGCTCCAAGGGAAGCAGCCCTTTTTGACAAGGTCATCGCTACCCCCACTGACATAGTTACCACCACCACCAGCATCACAGCCACAACCCCGCCCAAGGACAAGATCATGAACCAGCGCTCCTCTCTACTTGATCAAATGCTAGCAGAGGATGATTCTGCAGCTAAGTATCTTAAATTTCGTAAGACCAAAGAAACTGATGGCAAATCCACTAGAAAAGATAATGGAGCATTCCAACAACCTCtagaaaaaattattgttttaaatGGGGTTAAACACGAGGATGACGATGCTACAGCCGGTTCGTTGGCTATTGTGCCTAGCAAGAAGCGGGGAGGAGCGAGTTTGTGGAGAAAGCTTAtgtggagaaagaagaaaggaaatatCAAGAAACCCCCTCTTCCATTTCGCCCATGACAAACATCGTAGAGTAATAAAGAACTGATGGCAATCTTGGTGCTCAGGATTCCATTTTTTTATCATACTTGTTTGGTTTGTTGTAGAGGAGGTCTTGGATTTTTATCAGTCGTATGAGAAAGACAGTGAGAAAGAGAATTTTACATGTTGTGTGTATTACTGCTGTATATAAAACTGATGCCGGGACAATTATAGTGTACAACGTATGAAGAATGTCCCTAAGACGATGAAATTTACTTGAGCAATGTCTAATAGTTGTATTAGCAATTGCAAATGAACCTTCTTGGTTTTCCAAAACAGCGGGCCATGCATGTGAACACGAGGGAGGTGCTTAAGCGGTTAGCGTTGTTACGCATTTATGCGTAAGGTAACGCCAACCATTTTTGACATGACTTGcaaatttaacataaatttaatacaaaattaacaggTTAAGgttaattaaatagattgaattatgattgacctatataatcttatatttataCCTCGACATGATTCAAACTTAAAATACAACATTTAAGGCAAACAATTTTTAATACGACCTGCAAATCCATTAcaaacccaatataaaattaacagATTAAGGTTGAAGGgtctaatttgtttaattaaattggtctagttaaaattaatctatataatcttatatccaTGTTTTAAACCCGAGCCAAATCCAACATGCAAATACGAATTGCCCCATTGGACAAAACAAGTACAGCTCTCTCTATCCTAATTTTGATTCCCTGTTTTgaatacaagataacaaaaACCATTATGCCAACTCTAAAACCCAATGAAAACGAGTCGAAGCCTTTattttgggttgggttgggttgggtacCTCTCTCCTTGGCGGTTGGATTGACATTCTAACACAGACATCACAGGATACAATTGGGAATATGAGTGTAAAGATATCTTCTCAGCATTACATGCATTTTGGCATGAGGAAAATATTCCTTATCCCGTATGGAGAAAAGAAAGCCAAATCCAAGAGTTCTCTGACAAGGTAAATCCAATATTTGATGACTTTTGTAATCCAATACTTTTCAATATTTACCTCCGATGTATCACCCAATTCTTTCAGTTTTACTATTCTTTATAGAGATGAAAGTCCAGAATTCCAAAACATTTCTAATATTCTGATTCCCTTTTGCATTCAGAAGCAAAAATGACATCCAAAATTTTAACCATACATGGGTATATTAGATTGCTTGCAGAAAGAggactaaaataaataaaaagaaacagatGGACACAAAGTCCCTCTTTGTTCATACTCAATCTCTGTATAGTATGAATCTCGCAACATCAGGGAGTCCAGCTTCTCTGTAACATTCAGAAATCCGCTCAACGGAGTCATCCCAAGTCCCTTCAACAGAGGACAAATCCAACAAAAAGGCAGCTTCGTCCAATGCAACCTGCACATTTGAATTAAAGAGGTCGATCAACAGATGAGGATAAACATCGCTTCCATTATGATTTTCGTTTGAGATGAATTTTCATATTGAAGTTCAAGACATGGTTACTGAGGTAACAAATACTGAGCTATAATTATAGTACCTGAGCAGGTGCCTTTCCCTTCTTAAGATCTTCTTGCTTTCCCTCTTCTGTCACCTTCTCCTTGATGTACTCAATCTGCTCATCCTCCCATTCTGCTATTTCAGCAACCTCCTGGATAGAAACTGATCAGACCCATATAATACCAGAAaaggagaggaaaaagaaggaagataATAAGAGAGAGCTTACAAAGGCAATGCATGATATTTCATGTAAAGGGTCCCATACCTGGTATTTACAGCCCAAAGTCCACCATGGTGATTTTAAAGCTCCCCGGGCAGCATCTTTAGATTCAAGCTTGCGACCAACCCTTTGAAATACCCCacaaaaaatttcctttaaGGATGAGGATAAAAACTAAGCATGttggtaaaaaaataagaacaatcACAAGTAGAAGGTAATTAGAGATTTCTAGGAACCTCAGCAAAACCTCTGCATTGAACACGAATGGCCGAGCAAATCCTGGAAAATGCTCCTTCTTGGTATAAAACTCTCCGGTCACCAAAGCTGAAACCTTTCACGAAGCACATATTATACACTTTACGTTCACTAACCAAATACTGGTTGTTAAAAACGATATCACCAAACCAGTTGTCTTACATGGTCCCCTTCCTCAAAATGGCGCATCACTTTACGCTCTAAGATATCTGGAAATAAACCAACCTGAAAATGAAccatttcttataaaaaaatagttatccAGATTTGAGATCTGGAAATAAATTAACTTTACAAAAAGTATATGTACCATATTCATCATAATGGTCAATTACAAATTTAGAGATCCCTTTTGTACCTTTTTTAAGAGGTAGACATCTAGATTTGA
It contains:
- the LOC132186389 gene encoding protein IN CHLOROPLAST ATPASE BIOGENESIS, chloroplastic-like isoform X3, whose protein sequence is MKVGGGVVYGGPPGAALPTLLLGNGRARLRCCAYSATPGESILSPGAKQGLIPLAIPLTKKSSGAVTALLRWPTAPPGMEMPVVEVRKHGVWLLAKNVDQFIHRLLVEEDANNSPESNDELFHASADAGEKLYRKGDYSKSQISNLDVYLLKKVGLFPDILERKVMRHFEEGDHVSALVTGEFYTKKEHFPGFARPFVFNAEEIFCGVFQRVGRKLESKDAARGALKSPWWTLGCKYQEVAEIAEWEDEQIEYIKEKVTEEGKQEDLKKGKAPAQVALDEAAFLLDLSSVEGTWDDSVERISECYREAGLPDVARFILYRD
- the LOC132186389 gene encoding protein IN CHLOROPLAST ATPASE BIOGENESIS, chloroplastic-like isoform X1; translated protein: MKVGGGVVYGGPPGAALPTLLLGNGRARLRCCAYSATPDHMTFIKDVASAQPPEHLGQLMRMLKTRGESILSPGAKQGLIPLAIPLTKKSSGAVTALLRWPTAPPGMEMPVVEVRKHGVWLLAKNVDQFIHRLLVEEDANNSPESNDELFHASADAGEKLYRKGDYSKSQISNLDVYLLKKVGLFPDILERKVMRHFEEGDHVSALVTGEFYTKKEHFPGFARPFVFNAEEIFCGVFQRVGRKLESKDAARGALKSPWWTLGCKYQEVAEIAEWEDEQIEYIKEKVTEEGKQEDLKKGKAPAQVALDEAAFLLDLSSVEGTWDDSVERISECYREAGLPDVARFILYRD
- the LOC132186389 gene encoding protein IN CHLOROPLAST ATPASE BIOGENESIS, chloroplastic-like isoform X2; translated protein: MKVGGGVVYGGPPGAALPTLLLGNGRARLRCCAYSATPDHMTFIKDVASAQPPEHLGQLMRMLKTRGESILSPGAKQGLIPLAIPLTKKSSGAVTALLRWPTAPPGMEMPVVEVRKHGVWLLAKNVDQFIHRLLVEEDANNSPESNDELFHASADAGEKLYRKGDYSKSQISNLDVYLLKKVGLFPDILERKVMRHFEEGDHVSALVTGEFYTKKEHFPGFARPFVFNAEVLLRVGRKLESKDAARGALKSPWWTLGCKYQEVAEIAEWEDEQIEYIKEKVTEEGKQEDLKKGKAPAQVALDEAAFLLDLSSVEGTWDDSVERISECYREAGLPDVARFILYRD